A window of the Bdellovibrio sp. ZAP7 genome harbors these coding sequences:
- the trmFO gene encoding methylenetetrahydrofolate--tRNA-(uracil(54)-C(5))-methyltransferase (FADH(2)-oxidizing) TrmFO, with product MTNFMQNQKITVVGAGLAGSECALQLADMGYKVVLCEMRDKTMTPAHKTHKFAELVCSNSFGTLNEISAPGQLKWEAELNGSHILKIAKEAAVPAGQALGMDREVFSQLVTDKVKSHPNIEIRNDVIKSLSDVPRPAVIATGPLTHDELAEDLRKHFGDEFLYFFDAIAPIIDAESINTEIAWKADRWGKGTNDYYNCPMNKEEYNNFIQAVTDAKKIEPKDFEKTEFFEGCMPIEVMVERGPQTLRFGPMKPIGLDDPRTNRYPWAVVQLRQDNKEGTAYNMVGFQTRMAYADQVRVFRMIPGLENAEFLKLGSIHRNLFINSPKRLNKDLSSKNDPWLFFAGQITGVEGYFESTCVGLMVSRFINQKLKDQIFNPPPRASAFGSLLEAITDESRAEHFQPTNINFALLPPLAEKERDKEIRKKKQIEIARNAAKEWVQAHS from the coding sequence ATGACCAATTTCATGCAAAATCAAAAAATTACTGTCGTTGGCGCGGGGCTCGCGGGCTCTGAGTGCGCATTACAGCTTGCTGATATGGGTTATAAGGTCGTTCTGTGCGAGATGCGCGATAAAACCATGACACCAGCGCACAAAACCCACAAATTCGCGGAACTGGTTTGCTCCAACTCCTTTGGGACATTGAACGAAATATCGGCCCCAGGCCAATTGAAATGGGAAGCCGAATTGAATGGCTCCCACATCCTAAAAATCGCTAAAGAAGCCGCAGTTCCCGCAGGTCAGGCTTTGGGCATGGACCGCGAGGTTTTCTCCCAACTGGTGACTGATAAGGTAAAAAGCCATCCCAACATTGAAATTCGCAATGACGTGATCAAGTCTTTGAGCGACGTTCCCCGCCCCGCAGTTATTGCTACAGGTCCTTTGACTCACGATGAATTGGCAGAAGATCTGCGCAAGCATTTCGGTGATGAGTTCTTGTACTTCTTTGATGCCATCGCACCGATTATCGATGCGGAATCCATCAACACCGAAATCGCCTGGAAAGCTGATCGTTGGGGCAAAGGCACCAACGATTACTACAATTGCCCGATGAACAAAGAAGAATACAATAACTTCATCCAGGCAGTGACTGACGCTAAAAAAATTGAACCCAAAGACTTCGAAAAAACAGAATTCTTTGAAGGCTGCATGCCGATTGAGGTGATGGTCGAGCGCGGTCCTCAGACTTTACGCTTTGGTCCGATGAAACCAATCGGCTTGGATGATCCTCGCACAAACCGTTATCCCTGGGCCGTCGTACAACTTCGTCAGGACAATAAAGAGGGCACGGCCTACAACATGGTGGGCTTCCAGACTCGCATGGCTTACGCCGATCAAGTACGTGTGTTCCGTATGATCCCTGGTTTGGAAAATGCGGAGTTCTTGAAATTGGGTTCTATCCACAGAAACCTTTTCATTAACTCTCCAAAACGTCTGAACAAAGATCTTTCCAGCAAGAACGATCCTTGGTTGTTCTTTGCAGGACAAATCACTGGCGTGGAAGGTTATTTTGAATCCACTTGCGTGGGCTTGATGGTGTCTCGCTTCATCAATCAAAAACTGAAGGATCAGATATTCAATCCTCCGCCAAGAGCCTCTGCGTTCGGTTCTCTGTTGGAAGCCATCACGGATGAATCCCGTGCAGAACACTTTCAGCCGACGAATATCAATTTCGCGCTGTTGCCACCATTGGCTGAAAAAGAACGCGACAAAGAGATCCGTAAAAAGAAACAAATCGAAATCGCTCGCAATGCAGCCAAAGAATGGGTTCAAGCTCATTCCTAA
- a CDS encoding ABC transporter substrate-binding protein has protein sequence MTFLPAFLSFYLLAQQTMAIPCQGSYRVAVNESEPLYFQEGSSKRYTGVSFDTVEELAKRTTCKFTAVPLNRSRLLSEIKSYRIDLVVVTIKNPIFDEYAQFIPIQKIHREALLINKDKHKSFREVLTDTKIRFIILPAAAYFFTPDEVQMLTKAERFKTAPSLQAAYQMLTRTPRAAIVQNAFVHEYFKKTVPLSSEYTRVPDSESSFEIGIYHRTKDRVRDMDAISEAISDMVKDGTWERITNTYANYKKPAPRIR, from the coding sequence ATGACCTTTCTACCCGCTTTTCTTTCCTTCTATTTATTGGCGCAACAGACGATGGCAATTCCGTGCCAGGGTTCCTATAGAGTTGCGGTTAACGAATCCGAGCCACTCTATTTTCAGGAGGGCAGCAGCAAACGTTATACGGGCGTCAGTTTTGACACTGTGGAAGAATTGGCAAAACGCACGACGTGCAAGTTTACAGCGGTTCCGCTAAATCGCTCCCGATTGCTGTCTGAAATAAAGTCCTATCGAATCGACCTTGTGGTCGTGACAATTAAAAATCCGATTTTTGACGAGTACGCGCAGTTTATTCCCATTCAAAAAATCCATCGCGAAGCGCTACTCATAAATAAAGACAAACATAAGAGCTTTCGTGAGGTTCTAACTGACACCAAGATTCGTTTCATCATATTGCCTGCAGCCGCCTATTTCTTTACACCTGATGAAGTTCAAATGTTAACGAAGGCCGAGCGATTCAAAACAGCCCCGTCATTACAGGCCGCCTATCAAATGTTGACCAGAACACCCAGGGCCGCAATTGTGCAGAATGCATTTGTACATGAATACTTTAAAAAGACAGTTCCACTATCCTCGGAATACACGCGAGTTCCCGACAGCGAATCATCATTTGAAATTGGGATTTATCATCGCACGAAAGATCGTGTGAGAGATATGGATGCCATCTCTGAGGCAATAAGTGACATGGTGAAAGACGGAACTTGGGAGCGAATCACAAACACCTACGCGAATTATAAAAAACCCGCCCCCCGAATTCGTTAG
- a CDS encoding DUF4430 domain-containing protein, translating to MKNIFILLLVLAPMSSYAITWKVIGACSETPLYQGTATADLGKSVGANTIQIFDANKVQYYGVEEGISSVNDSPVGLDAVEVVSDTLMRAYGWCYSVNGKVPLAMPHKVSFTSQSDELVWFYGYSTNKNNQWLDMCVPGTNIKPDQFCKK from the coding sequence ATGAAAAACATATTCATTCTTTTGTTGGTTTTAGCTCCTATGTCATCTTACGCAATCACTTGGAAAGTTATCGGAGCTTGCTCAGAAACTCCACTTTATCAAGGCACAGCTACGGCTGACCTGGGTAAATCCGTGGGCGCTAACACGATTCAAATCTTTGATGCCAATAAAGTTCAATACTACGGCGTTGAAGAAGGCATCAGTTCGGTGAATGATTCTCCGGTGGGATTGGATGCCGTTGAAGTTGTTTCTGATACTTTGATGCGCGCATATGGCTGGTGCTATTCAGTGAATGGAAAAGTTCCATTGGCCATGCCACACAAGGTTTCTTTCACATCGCAAAGTGATGAGCTTGTCTGGTTCTACGGATATTCGACTAACAAGAATAATCAATGGTTGGATATGTGTGTACCAGGAACGAATATCAAGCCGGATCAATTCTGCAAAAAATAA
- a CDS encoding ABC transporter substrate-binding protein: MTVGLLISILLSNTPVWAERPACGVNFRTSVNESPPLYFPPEAGGTPRGITIDIIEELKKRTGCEFTVTSMNRSRTAHSLQYSSIDLALLDSRNITYDKYAKFILLRPSARKFLVNLKNPPANPPSVQELMNNPKYKFILQPGSRIFFKPDEVTKLEKEKRLITMPNLPQCFKKLKDTENAVFASQGTLITYYLGDHPEFTLVDDKENVFESGAYYVPRKGIQAGIALVEKALAEIAKDGTLNKIVKKYQRVPK, translated from the coding sequence ATGACGGTAGGACTGCTTATTTCCATTCTATTATCGAACACCCCGGTCTGGGCCGAGCGCCCCGCCTGTGGTGTCAATTTTAGAACATCTGTCAATGAGTCGCCGCCCCTGTACTTTCCACCCGAAGCTGGTGGAACACCGCGAGGAATTACCATCGATATTATAGAGGAACTTAAAAAACGCACGGGATGCGAGTTCACGGTCACATCTATGAATAGGTCTCGGACCGCTCATAGTTTACAGTACTCCTCTATTGATCTTGCACTCTTGGATTCCAGAAATATCACTTATGATAAATACGCGAAGTTCATTCTGCTAAGACCCTCGGCCAGAAAATTTCTGGTGAATCTGAAAAATCCACCTGCAAATCCCCCCAGTGTTCAGGAGTTAATGAACAATCCTAAGTACAAGTTTATTCTGCAGCCAGGCAGCCGTATTTTTTTTAAGCCCGACGAAGTCACAAAACTTGAAAAAGAAAAGCGCTTAATAACGATGCCGAATCTTCCACAGTGTTTTAAAAAACTCAAGGACACGGAAAACGCCGTTTTTGCTTCACAAGGAACGTTGATTACTTATTATTTGGGAGACCACCCGGAATTCACATTGGTCGATGACAAAGAGAACGTTTTTGAAAGCGGTGCCTACTATGTTCCGCGAAAGGGCATTCAAGCAGGCATCGCTTTAGTAGAAAAAGCCTTAGCTGAGATAGCTAAAGACGGGACTCTGAACAAAATCGTGAAAAAATACCAGCGAGTTCCTAAATAG
- a CDS encoding thymidine kinase, whose translation MSEFSYVVTRGWIEVIVGSMFSGKTEELIRRLRRAEFARLQVQVFKPVIDKRYNEMAVTSHNFTTMDSQPIEDAEMIWEHLKPETKVVGIDEGQFFSGNLVQVAQDLAERGLRVIIAGLDTDWQAKPFEPMPTLMAIAENVTKQHAVCVVCGAPACRTQRTAGGDGQVQVGTHEAYEARCRSHFKPVVDLPTLDFKLRRTEEIAEVSI comes from the coding sequence GTGTCTGAATTTTCATATGTTGTAACTCGCGGTTGGATTGAAGTGATCGTCGGCTCTATGTTTAGCGGGAAAACGGAAGAGCTTATTCGTCGTTTGCGTCGTGCGGAATTCGCTCGTCTGCAAGTTCAAGTTTTCAAACCGGTGATCGACAAGCGCTATAACGAAATGGCCGTAACCTCTCATAACTTTACAACAATGGATTCGCAACCGATCGAAGACGCAGAAATGATCTGGGAGCATTTAAAGCCTGAAACGAAAGTGGTGGGCATTGATGAGGGTCAGTTCTTTTCTGGCAACCTAGTTCAGGTGGCTCAGGATCTGGCCGAGCGCGGTTTGCGCGTGATTATCGCAGGACTGGATACAGACTGGCAGGCAAAACCTTTTGAACCCATGCCGACTTTGATGGCCATCGCCGAAAACGTCACCAAACAACATGCAGTCTGTGTCGTGTGTGGAGCTCCGGCATGCCGCACGCAAAGAACCGCCGGTGGCGACGGTCAAGTTCAGGTCGGTACTCACGAAGCTTACGAGGCTCGTTGTCGTTCTCATTTTAAACCGGTTGTTGATTTGCCGACTTTGGATTTTAAACTACGTCGTACAGAAGAGATTGCTGAAGTTTCTATTTAG
- the mltF gene encoding membrane-bound lytic murein transglycosylase MltF, with the protein MTFIMNGCDAIYWDEQESLEKVQKQGEITVLTTQSPLIYSQRKKGEASGIDHDLIQNFANHYHLKVKFVVMKDESAILRALSKGQGDVAAARIRTPENRSGFLTGPAYEDTTLSLYCQRKSQISNIQDLGGKSVALLKKDNYQGFSQRLTQLTPTTKIELLENTRTQDLLSQLNDKKFDCVISENVSGDFYVRFHKNIEKITSLTDSYSLSWLLSPDSQDLARLMQAWYQSASREDSVMRIMDRYKTTLNQLDKADISRFFRNIEDILPTYRQAFKDAGNEHGLPWQLIASVAYQESHWNPDARSFTGVRGLMQLTTDTADHVGIDDRTDPLQSIWGGSKYLKYLLDKMPRSLNSKDRMALALAAYNVGYAHLRDAQKLAESMGRDPYSWRHMKEILPLLADPDYTEKLEYGYARGYETVEFVERVKSFYSLMSAG; encoded by the coding sequence ATGACGTTCATCATGAACGGTTGCGATGCTATCTATTGGGACGAGCAGGAAAGTTTGGAAAAAGTCCAAAAGCAGGGCGAGATCACCGTCCTGACCACGCAAAGTCCTCTTATATATAGTCAGCGCAAAAAAGGTGAAGCCAGCGGGATCGATCACGATCTGATCCAAAACTTCGCCAACCACTATCACCTCAAAGTAAAGTTCGTGGTGATGAAGGATGAAAGCGCCATATTAAGAGCCCTTTCCAAAGGCCAAGGCGATGTGGCAGCGGCTCGCATCCGAACTCCTGAGAATCGCTCAGGGTTTTTAACAGGCCCGGCTTACGAAGACACAACATTAAGTCTTTACTGCCAACGCAAATCCCAGATCAGCAATATTCAAGATCTAGGTGGTAAAAGTGTCGCACTCCTTAAAAAAGACAACTATCAAGGCTTCTCTCAACGCCTGACTCAACTGACACCGACGACTAAAATTGAATTGCTGGAAAACACCCGCACTCAAGATCTCCTATCTCAACTGAACGATAAAAAATTCGACTGTGTGATTTCTGAAAACGTCAGCGGAGATTTCTATGTGCGTTTCCATAAAAATATCGAGAAAATCACATCGTTAACGGATTCTTACTCTTTAAGTTGGCTTTTGAGTCCTGACAGTCAGGATCTTGCGCGTCTGATGCAGGCTTGGTATCAATCTGCCAGTCGCGAAGACAGCGTCATGCGTATCATGGATCGTTATAAAACGACTTTGAATCAATTGGATAAAGCCGACATCTCGCGCTTCTTCCGTAATATCGAAGACATTTTGCCGACTTACCGCCAAGCCTTCAAAGACGCAGGCAATGAACACGGTCTTCCTTGGCAATTGATTGCCTCTGTTGCTTATCAGGAGTCTCATTGGAATCCGGATGCTCGCAGTTTCACGGGAGTTCGTGGTTTGATGCAATTGACGACGGACACAGCAGACCATGTCGGCATCGACGATCGCACCGATCCTTTGCAAAGCATTTGGGGCGGTTCGAAATATTTGAAGTATCTTTTGGATAAAATGCCGCGCTCTTTGAACTCGAAAGATCGCATGGCTTTGGCTTTGGCAGCTTACAATGTGGGTTATGCCCATCTTCGTGATGCCCAAAAATTAGCCGAGAGCATGGGACGCGATCCTTATTCTTGGCGCCACATGAAAGAGATTTTACCATTGTTGGCAGATCCTGATTACACGGAAAAATTGGAATACGGTTACGCTCGTGGGTACGAAACTGTTGAGTTCGTTGAGCGCGTGAAGTCTTTCTATAGCTTAATGTCTGCGGGTTAA
- a CDS encoding DUF1772 domain-containing protein, with protein sequence MIKTFLRKFIIYLAVLSTGLFAGFTSFFSLTFGPTLKELPPSTFLEFFRYDREAFDMNVLYLYLVMSLSTGIWLIIWRRRYRMVDFYFVLGAFLCVLQEVFLSYLGHYRINIILRSFAENRVVGSEIYGLREEWAYFMNFHFATNLLGFCLVLAALRRASSGRDAPRNNFLAPTHHKKTREIITGYGQ encoded by the coding sequence ATGATAAAAACTTTCCTTCGCAAATTTATTATCTATCTTGCTGTGCTCTCCACAGGTTTGTTTGCGGGATTTACGTCATTCTTTTCTTTAACATTTGGTCCAACACTTAAGGAACTTCCACCTTCCACATTTCTGGAGTTCTTCCGTTATGATCGCGAAGCCTTTGATATGAACGTGTTGTATCTTTATCTGGTGATGTCTTTGTCCACTGGCATTTGGTTGATCATCTGGCGACGTCGTTATCGTATGGTGGATTTCTATTTTGTCTTGGGCGCGTTTCTTTGCGTACTTCAGGAAGTATTTCTTTCTTATCTGGGCCACTATCGTATCAACATCATTCTGCGATCATTTGCGGAAAACCGGGTGGTCGGCAGCGAGATCTATGGGCTCCGTGAAGAGTGGGCGTACTTTATGAACTTTCACTTTGCGACGAATCTTTTGGGATTCTGTCTGGTGTTGGCAGCTCTTCGCCGCGCGAGTTCGGGACGAGATGCTCCCCGCAATAACTTTCTGGCACCCACACATCATAAAAAAACCCGTGAGATCATCACGGGTTATGGACAGTAA
- the glmS gene encoding glutamine--fructose-6-phosphate transaminase (isomerizing) yields the protein MCGIVGYLGPQSPKDIIISGLKKLEYRGYDSAGIAILDKGATKRVRAQGKLKNLEEKLVNEKFDGHLGIGHTRWATHGKPSERNAHPHQVRGINLVHNGIIENYLDIREELLAQGAEITSDTDSELVAHLIANEIENTKDLYKAVESTLTKLRGAFSILVMWDKEPDHLIAFKDGPPLVVGLGKDEVFVASDVQALIQYTKTFVYLDDREIANIKGSKVEFFSANGFPIQKKSVELNWNPEMVEKQGYAHYMLKEIYEQPRAVAAAIEPHVNTEAFNVALKNVGFGGQSVQKLEELDSKADWAKTQEVFKGIERVFIIACGTSFYAGLVGKYLIEQLARIPVEVDVASEFRYRNPVIPPKTLVMTISQSGETADTLAAIRMSKEAGATTMSICNVRNSTIDREAHGHLYMNSGPEIGVASTKAFTSTLAVLNCVAVAMARSRGVMEAKEEKELVQSLLATPAQMESVLVYDKYFDEAAAKLKLFRGFLYMGRGTSYPIAMEGALKLKELAYMHAEGYAAGEMKHGPLALIDERMAIVMVAPTDHWYEKTISNLEEARARGGKIISIGTGENEKLRGISEYYLAMPKAHWTTNTILSVIPLQLMSYHLASSLGYDVDQPRNLAKSVTVE from the coding sequence ATGTGTGGAATCGTAGGGTACCTTGGACCTCAAAGTCCCAAAGACATCATTATCAGTGGTTTGAAAAAGCTTGAATACCGTGGCTATGACAGCGCGGGTATCGCAATCCTTGATAAAGGCGCAACGAAACGTGTGCGTGCTCAAGGAAAGCTAAAAAACCTTGAAGAAAAACTAGTAAACGAAAAATTCGATGGCCACTTGGGTATCGGTCATACGCGTTGGGCAACTCACGGGAAGCCTTCTGAGCGCAATGCCCATCCCCATCAAGTTCGTGGCATCAATCTGGTTCATAACGGTATCATCGAAAATTACCTTGATATCCGCGAAGAGCTTTTGGCTCAAGGTGCAGAGATCACTTCCGACACAGACTCTGAGTTGGTGGCGCATTTGATCGCCAACGAAATTGAAAATACCAAAGATCTTTATAAGGCCGTCGAGTCGACTTTGACAAAACTTCGCGGTGCCTTCTCGATCCTGGTTATGTGGGATAAAGAACCGGATCACCTGATCGCTTTCAAAGATGGTCCTCCATTGGTTGTGGGCTTGGGTAAAGATGAAGTGTTTGTCGCTTCGGACGTTCAAGCATTGATCCAATACACAAAAACTTTCGTGTATCTGGATGATCGTGAGATCGCAAACATCAAAGGCAGCAAGGTCGAGTTCTTTTCTGCCAATGGTTTCCCTATCCAAAAAAAATCAGTTGAGTTGAACTGGAATCCTGAGATGGTCGAAAAACAAGGCTATGCTCACTACATGTTGAAAGAAATTTATGAGCAACCACGTGCTGTGGCTGCTGCGATCGAACCACACGTCAATACAGAAGCCTTCAATGTGGCTTTGAAAAATGTGGGCTTCGGTGGTCAATCTGTTCAAAAATTGGAAGAGCTTGATTCAAAAGCGGACTGGGCGAAAACTCAGGAAGTTTTCAAAGGTATCGAACGTGTATTCATCATCGCTTGCGGAACTAGTTTCTATGCAGGTCTTGTCGGTAAATACTTGATCGAACAATTGGCTCGCATCCCCGTTGAAGTGGATGTGGCTTCTGAATTCCGTTACCGCAATCCAGTGATCCCACCAAAAACTTTGGTGATGACGATCTCTCAATCCGGCGAGACGGCAGATACATTGGCAGCTATCCGTATGTCAAAAGAAGCGGGCGCAACAACAATGAGTATCTGTAACGTGCGCAACTCCACAATCGATCGTGAAGCTCATGGTCATTTGTACATGAACTCGGGTCCTGAGATCGGTGTGGCTTCGACAAAAGCCTTCACATCAACACTGGCGGTCTTGAACTGCGTGGCAGTGGCAATGGCTCGCAGCCGTGGCGTGATGGAAGCTAAGGAAGAAAAAGAACTTGTACAAAGCTTGCTAGCGACTCCAGCGCAAATGGAAAGCGTCCTGGTTTATGACAAGTACTTCGACGAAGCAGCGGCTAAATTGAAGCTGTTCCGTGGTTTCTTGTACATGGGTCGTGGCACAAGCTATCCGATCGCGATGGAAGGTGCTTTGAAGTTGAAGGAGTTGGCTTACATGCACGCGGAAGGCTATGCTGCCGGCGAAATGAAGCACGGTCCTTTAGCCTTGATCGACGAGCGCATGGCAATCGTGATGGTGGCTCCAACAGACCACTGGTACGAAAAAACAATCAGCAACCTGGAAGAAGCTCGTGCGCGTGGTGGTAAAATCATTTCTATCGGTACGGGTGAAAACGAAAAACTTCGTGGTATCAGCGAATACTATTTGGCCATGCCGAAAGCTCACTGGACAACGAACACGATTTTGTCAGTGATTCCGTTGCAATTAATGAGCTATCACTTGGCATCAAGCTTGGGTTACGACGTGGATCAACCACGCAACCTTGCGAAGTCCGTGACTGTTGAATAG